In Archangium lipolyticum, a single window of DNA contains:
- a CDS encoding AHH domain-containing protein: MLAQFREELAYLEPSLHPRAGVGLCSVPQGLVLPGQAPDIQFVSSSGVSFQPSPLERTLREQFIERYGEPLFPLPPCLEGSPLVMALRLSPQYMPQGVREGVEELVKDPAFLASMAMALVLYGLAWVTPEPIFTKAFAASVTVVLLTVFSVAELTHFGMVAFHLYQSVQDARSLKEVEAAAERFGSYLGGAGVRILAFLAMRGVGKNVQVSQGGLWKLLPRRLSLPGGYSWSNVTLAQAVSAEGTLLVTGVAASTASSALRSACKELSDKAPGYSRHHLATNKNDDSNVRGGPWTPRFERIFAKAGMNLDDDANKVNLLGHFGPHPEEYHEEIFRRLEDAIRFCRTQQQCRSRLLEELKRIADEVCTPGSRLHGLIAKPRD, translated from the coding sequence GTGCTCGCCCAATTCCGTGAGGAACTCGCCTATCTGGAGCCCAGCCTGCATCCAAGAGCGGGCGTCGGACTCTGCTCTGTCCCCCAGGGTCTGGTGTTGCCGGGGCAAGCTCCAGATATCCAGTTTGTCTCCTCTTCTGGTGTCTCCTTCCAGCCCTCCCCTCTGGAGCGCACGCTGCGCGAGCAGTTCATCGAGCGTTATGGCGAGCCGCTGTTTCCCCTCCCTCCTTGCCTGGAGGGCAGCCCCCTCGTCATGGCGCTGCGCCTGTCTCCCCAGTACATGCCCCAGGGCGTACGTGAGGGGGTCGAAGAGCTCGTGAAGGACCCTGCCTTCCTCGCAAGCATGGCCATGGCCCTTGTCCTGTATGGCCTCGCCTGGGTGACGCCCGAGCCCATCTTCACCAAGGCGTTCGCCGCCTCCGTTACCGTGGTGCTCCTCACGGTCTTCTCTGTCGCGGAGCTCACCCACTTCGGTATGGTGGCTTTCCACCTCTACCAGAGCGTTCAGGATGCTCGAAGCCTGAAGGAAGTCGAAGCAGCCGCCGAGCGCTTTGGCAGTTACCTGGGCGGCGCTGGAGTCCGCATCCTCGCCTTCTTGGCGATGCGGGGGGTTGGAAAGAACGTGCAGGTTTCTCAAGGTGGGTTGTGGAAGCTGTTGCCTCGCCGTCTGTCCCTGCCGGGGGGATACAGTTGGAGCAACGTTACCCTCGCCCAGGCCGTGTCGGCCGAGGGGACCCTCCTCGTTACAGGGGTGGCCGCCAGTACAGCCAGCTCTGCGCTGCGCAGTGCCTGCAAGGAACTCTCGGACAAGGCGCCTGGTTATTCGCGCCATCACCTGGCCACCAACAAGAACGATGATTCCAATGTGCGAGGTGGCCCGTGGACGCCACGCTTCGAGAGGATCTTCGCCAAGGCGGGCATGAACCTCGACGACGATGCGAACAAGGTGAACCTGCTGGGGCACTTCGGTCCTCACCCTGAAGAATATCACGAAGAAATCTTCAGGCGGCTCGAGGACGCCATCCGGTTCTGTAGAACACAACAGCAATGCAGGTCCAGGCTGTTGGAGGAACTCAAGAGGATTGCGGATGAAGTCTGCACTCCTGGCTCACGACTCCACGGTCTGATCGCGAAACCCAGGGACTGA
- a CDS encoding imm11 family protein: MGESIRYHELFFDSRIREQWVLSDPIDEYGEELDPWQFFGGHTLALRGTPRIPLAAPGRALDFSFTTLSIPIVHGRLVPLFEGLGLQQQIQFIPVEVVGQTAPYFIANVLRIIPCIDDARCERVEYWKPEDGAPDRVGDYRLVRGLRIDTSKVGDADIFRPNGWSSVLLVSERLKQALDDPRLGGIRFTEV, encoded by the coding sequence ATGGGCGAATCCATTCGATATCATGAGCTGTTTTTCGACTCACGCATCCGAGAGCAGTGGGTCCTGTCGGATCCCATCGACGAGTATGGCGAGGAACTCGACCCCTGGCAGTTCTTCGGCGGACACACCCTCGCGTTGAGAGGGACGCCTCGAATACCCCTGGCTGCTCCTGGGCGCGCGCTCGACTTCAGCTTCACGACGCTCAGCATCCCCATCGTTCATGGCCGGCTCGTTCCCCTCTTCGAAGGTCTCGGTCTCCAGCAACAGATACAATTCATCCCGGTTGAGGTGGTGGGCCAGACGGCGCCCTACTTCATCGCCAACGTTCTTCGCATCATCCCCTGCATCGACGATGCTCGGTGCGAGAGGGTTGAATATTGGAAGCCCGAAGACGGAGCACCTGACAGGGTAGGCGACTACCGCCTTGTCAGGGGCTTACGTATTGATACGAGCAAGGTGGGTGATGCCGACATCTTCCGGCCCAATGGATGGAGTTCCGTCCTTCTCGTCTCCGAGCGTCTCAAGCAGGCACTGGATGACCCTCGGCTTGGAGGGATCCGCTTCACCGAAGTCTGA
- a CDS encoding sensor histidine kinase → MLSSKNVPASSTSTRRVPPLLRKLAPGAAALVLAVLPGTTLALTTGSAVWTLVGAGLGVLLGLGLLAWAVRAQAAGQGKLLRTVVEGVPMAIVLYGDSGHIAFTNATARELFFEGRAVEGQNFLSMLQAAPAALRQALLTDSDELFTVEVNKESETFHLSKRDFDFAGEPHTLLMVKHLTQELSRQEVDVWKKVIRVMSHELNNSLAPISSLLHSARLISQNPEQLGKLARVLDTLEERTTHLRTFLDGYARFAKLPRPRQGVVEWPRLLSGLQALYPQATFAPPPGKPGWFDAAQVEQVLINLLKNAQESGGPPESVALEVDEAEGGFRLRVHDRGRGLTPEVLQNALLPFYTTKEKGTGLGLALCREIIDAHRGRLRIENREGGGATVTVWLPGRDTTIAGRTSLARLTMTRV, encoded by the coding sequence GTGCTCTCCTCGAAGAACGTCCCCGCGTCCTCCACCTCCACACGCCGTGTCCCGCCCCTGCTGCGCAAGCTGGCACCCGGAGCGGCGGCGCTCGTCCTCGCGGTGCTGCCCGGCACCACGCTCGCACTGACCACCGGCTCCGCCGTGTGGACGCTCGTGGGAGCGGGCCTGGGCGTGCTGCTGGGACTCGGCCTCCTGGCGTGGGCCGTGCGAGCCCAGGCCGCCGGACAGGGGAAGCTGCTGCGCACCGTGGTGGAGGGCGTGCCCATGGCCATCGTGCTGTATGGCGACTCGGGCCACATCGCCTTCACCAACGCCACCGCCCGCGAGCTCTTCTTCGAGGGCCGCGCCGTCGAGGGGCAGAACTTCCTCTCCATGCTCCAGGCCGCCCCCGCGGCCCTGCGCCAGGCGCTCCTCACGGACAGCGACGAGCTCTTCACGGTGGAGGTGAACAAGGAGAGCGAGACGTTCCACCTGTCCAAGCGCGACTTCGACTTCGCCGGCGAGCCGCACACGCTGCTCATGGTGAAGCACCTCACCCAGGAGCTGTCGCGCCAGGAGGTGGATGTCTGGAAGAAGGTCATCCGGGTGATGAGCCACGAGCTGAACAACTCGCTGGCGCCCATCTCCTCGCTGCTGCACTCGGCGCGGCTCATCTCCCAGAACCCCGAACAGCTCGGCAAGCTGGCGCGCGTGCTGGACACGCTCGAGGAGCGCACCACGCACCTGCGCACCTTCCTGGATGGCTATGCGCGCTTCGCCAAGCTGCCGCGCCCCCGGCAGGGGGTGGTCGAGTGGCCGCGGCTGCTCTCGGGGTTGCAGGCCCTGTATCCCCAGGCGACCTTCGCACCGCCGCCGGGCAAGCCGGGATGGTTCGACGCGGCGCAGGTGGAGCAGGTGCTCATCAACCTGCTGAAGAACGCCCAGGAGTCCGGCGGGCCGCCCGAGTCCGTGGCGCTGGAGGTCGACGAGGCCGAGGGAGGTTTCCGGCTGCGCGTGCACGACCGGGGGCGGGGACTGACGCCCGAGGTGCTACAGAACGCCCTGCTGCCCTTCTACACGACGAAGGAGAAGGGCACGGGGCTGGGACTGGCGCTGTGCCGGGAGATCATCGACGCGCACCGGGGGCGGCTGCGCATCGAGAACCGCGAGGGCGGAGGAGCCACCGTCACCGTGTGGCTGCCCGGACGCGACACGACGATCGCGGGCCGCACGTCCCTGGCCCGGCTGACGATGACCCGGGTGTGA
- a CDS encoding sigma-54-dependent transcriptional regulator — MLKTLIVDDQAAVRTALEVLFDLHGLPTLVASSPQEALDLVAAEDVGVVVQDMNFTEATTSGHEGLQLLRDIKRLDPDLPVVAMTAWTSLEMAVQLIKEGASDYQAKPWDDTKLVNTVKNLMRLRELSLENTRLRAGGARARAELARKHDLRGVIYASPTMHEVVSLVVKVAPADVPVLISGPNGAGKEQVAEMVQANSRRKAGPFVKVNCGGLPDQLLEAELFGAEPGAYTGAMKLRVGRFEEAHGGTLFLDEIGNLSPAGQAKLLRVLQLGEFQRLGSNVTRKVDVRVISATNVDLPRAIQEGNFREDLYFRLAVIEVKLPALKDRPEDVPVLAEHFLQHFQPEGEALHLGASARQALLAHDWPGNVRELQNRIQRAVLVRKGTTLEAADLGLSEAGQPEKSASEHAPVPAALSEEEAQERATVERALAEAQGVVSRAAAQLGLSRQALYRRMERLGLSVERRLKG; from the coding sequence ATGCTCAAGACGCTCATCGTGGACGACCAGGCGGCGGTGCGCACCGCGCTGGAAGTCCTCTTCGATCTGCACGGACTGCCCACGCTGGTGGCCAGCTCGCCCCAGGAAGCGCTGGACCTGGTAGCGGCGGAGGATGTGGGAGTGGTGGTGCAGGACATGAACTTCACCGAGGCCACCACCTCCGGTCACGAGGGACTCCAACTGCTGCGGGACATCAAGCGGTTGGATCCCGACCTGCCCGTGGTGGCGATGACGGCGTGGACGTCGCTGGAGATGGCGGTGCAGCTCATCAAGGAGGGCGCGAGCGACTACCAGGCCAAGCCGTGGGACGACACCAAGCTCGTCAACACGGTGAAGAACCTGATGAGGCTGCGGGAGCTGTCGCTGGAGAACACGCGCCTGCGCGCGGGGGGCGCCAGGGCCCGGGCGGAGCTGGCGCGCAAGCACGACCTGCGCGGCGTCATCTACGCGAGCCCCACCATGCACGAGGTGGTTTCACTGGTGGTGAAGGTGGCCCCCGCGGACGTGCCCGTCCTCATCAGCGGCCCCAATGGCGCCGGCAAGGAGCAGGTGGCGGAGATGGTGCAGGCCAACTCGCGCCGCAAGGCCGGACCCTTCGTGAAGGTGAACTGCGGCGGGCTGCCGGACCAGCTGCTGGAGGCCGAGCTCTTCGGCGCCGAGCCCGGTGCCTACACCGGAGCCATGAAGCTGCGCGTGGGCCGCTTCGAGGAGGCGCATGGCGGCACGCTCTTCCTGGACGAGATTGGCAACCTGTCCCCGGCCGGGCAGGCGAAGCTGCTGCGCGTGCTGCAGCTGGGCGAGTTCCAACGGCTGGGCAGCAACGTGACGCGCAAGGTGGACGTGCGCGTCATCAGCGCCACCAACGTGGACCTGCCCAGGGCCATCCAGGAGGGCAACTTCCGCGAGGACCTCTACTTCCGGCTCGCCGTCATCGAGGTGAAGCTCCCCGCGCTGAAGGACCGGCCCGAGGACGTACCGGTGCTCGCCGAGCACTTCCTCCAGCACTTCCAGCCCGAGGGCGAGGCGCTGCACCTGGGCGCCAGCGCGCGCCAGGCGCTGCTGGCCCACGACTGGCCGGGCAACGTGCGCGAGTTGCAGAACCGCATTCAACGCGCGGTGCTGGTGCGCAAGGGGACCACCCTGGAGGCGGCGGACCTCGGGCTGTCCGAGGCCGGCCAGCCGGAGAAGTCCGCCTCCGAGCACGCCCCCGTTCCCGCCGCGCTCTCCGAGGAAGAGGCACAGGAGCGCGCCACCGTGGAGCGGGCGCTCGCCGAGGCCCAGGGCGTGGTGTCGCGCGCCGCCGCCCAGCTCGGCCTCAGCCGGCAAGCCCTCTACCGGCGCATGGAGCGGCTCGGCCTCAGCGTGGAGCGCCGTCTCAAGGGCTGA